One segment of Brassica napus cultivar Da-Ae chromosome C3, Da-Ae, whole genome shotgun sequence DNA contains the following:
- the LOC111215649 gene encoding uncharacterized protein LOC111215649: MDCRKHKHQGNEGVCPSCLRDKLSRLPNTTTSYYIINRSNSSSTTASFSPSSPPTAVKDHHRRAGSMSMSFAVREALSGNLMEGLKKSRSMAHAPRDSYIVSDSKKKKKTGFWKKLLHLKGKGGGADVGGLVTSRQRVF; this comes from the coding sequence atggactGCAGAAAACACAAGCACCAAGGCAACGAAGGAGTATGCCCTTCTTGTTTAAGAGATAAACTCTCTCGCTTACCCAATACGACGACGTCTTACTACATCATAAACCGATCGAATTCCTCTTCCACCACCGCCTCGTTTTCTCCCTCGTCGCCGCCGACAGCGGTTAAGGATCACCACCGGAGAGCTGGTTCGATGTCGATGTCGTTCGCTGTGAGGGAAGCGTTGAGTGGTAATCTGATGGAAGGGCTGAAGAAAAGCAGATCTATGGCTCATGCTCCGAGGGATTCGTATATCGTTAGTgattcgaagaagaagaagaagactggtTTTTGGAAGAAGTTGCTTCATCTGAAAGGGAAAGGCGGTGGTGCCGACGTCGGTGGGTTGGTTACTTCACGGCAACGCGTTTTTTAA